From the Funiculus sociatus GB2-C1 genome, one window contains:
- a CDS encoding SGNH/GDSL hydrolase family protein, with product MVVSLAFNALLFRQARHYYLLLNKTNLDPLGLGTFSAESLPDGVSAASTATVVFFGDSRAEMWPAPATLKGFSFINRGIGSQTSAQILGRFDNHVVPLQPNIIIVQVGINDLKTIPLFPEQKAAIINNCKANIQQIVARSVNSGSTVILTTIFPIGPVPLTRQPFWSPDIAQAVSEVNAYLYSLKAKDVLILDAYSLLAQNGQVQSNYVRDTLHLNERGYKALNQELTHVLSTWLTDKSLKKKS from the coding sequence GTGGTAGTATCGCTGGCCTTCAATGCGCTCCTGTTCCGCCAAGCGAGACACTACTACCTGCTACTGAACAAAACTAATCTAGATCCCTTGGGACTAGGCACCTTTAGTGCCGAATCCCTACCAGATGGTGTTTCTGCCGCCTCCACAGCAACCGTGGTATTCTTTGGCGACTCGCGAGCAGAAATGTGGCCTGCTCCGGCAACGCTCAAGGGTTTTTCTTTTATCAATCGAGGCATCGGCTCTCAGACTTCAGCCCAGATATTGGGACGCTTTGACAATCATGTTGTGCCGTTGCAGCCCAATATTATCATTGTGCAAGTTGGGATTAACGACTTGAAAACAATCCCGCTATTTCCTGAGCAAAAAGCTGCCATTATCAACAACTGCAAAGCTAATATTCAGCAGATTGTCGCACGTTCGGTAAATAGTGGTTCCACCGTTATTTTGACAACCATTTTTCCTATTGGCCCAGTACCTCTGACCCGTCAACCTTTCTGGTCGCCAGATATCGCCCAAGCGGTATCGGAAGTAAACGCTTACCTTTACTCGCTAAAAGCAAAGGATGTCTTGATTTTAGATGCTTACTCGCTCTTAGCACAGAATGGTCAAGTGCAAAGCAACTACGTTCGCGATACGTTGCATCTCAATGAGAGGGGGTATAAGGCGCTAAATCAGGAGCTAACTCATGTGCTATCCACCTGGTTGACGGACAAAAGTCTCAAGAAGAAGTCATAA